TACCTCAGCAGCGGAAGCTGTTGCTGCCAGGGAAGCCATAAGACCCATTGCTACTGTTAAACTGGCTAATTTTTTCATCGATGATTCCTCCTAGGTATGTTGGTGTGATGTTCTATGTTCTTGCTGTGCTAATATGGATGTAAACATAATTTGCATTGAATGAACCAGCGTAACCAAGAAATTTTATTTTTCTTGTCCAGCTTGACGGGAACCGCTTCATCCGGTCTGAATCACCGATGACATTCTGAGCGGAAAGGCCTATACTTTTTGAAGGGCAGCAAGAAGCCCGGAGGCTTCCTGACGAAGAACTCCGGGCCTTGAGCACTGCCTGGCCGGCAGTCAGTTAACGGTATGCTTACCTACATGGATCGTCCCCTGCGCCCCATAAAGAGTGAGACCACGAAGAGGATCAGGAAGATGTAGAACAATACTTTGGCGATGCCGACAGCCGCCGCCACGATATTGAAGAAGCCGAAGATACCGGCAATCAGGGCCACTACCAGCAGAATTATGGACCATCTGAGCATGAGATGTCATCCTTTCTGTACGTTGATGTAGTCATTGTTTAAACGGGGCTTATCCATTTGAAACAGGGAGGAAAGGAAGAGGATTCCAGGTGCTTGGCCTTTGTTTCGGCCGAATTCTGTAAGGGTAACTATGCAGTATCACACAGGGCAAACCGACAATTTAAACATTTTGGAAGGGGTTATCTGCTATGATCATTGAACTTAGCGTTGCACTGGCTGCTATCGCCTTTGCAGTACTCGTATTCTTTTTAATCAAAACCTTGAAATCGGCGAAGGACTCGCTCGACAAGGTCAGCCAGACGCTGCAGGAGGTTCAGAAGACTATCGATGAGCTTACCTATGAAGTGAAAACAACAGTCCGGCATGCCAATGACATCACTGCCGATGTCCAGGGCAAAATCCAGAAGATTGACCCGATCGTGGATTCCGTGAAGAATCTGGGCGATGTTATGAACGAGCTGACATTGACCGTGAAGCAGGTATCGGTAACGGTAATTGAGAAATTCCGTAAATCACGTGAACTGAAGGATAAGGCAAAATCGGTATCTATCGCAGAAGTCCCGTTAACACCGGCGGAGGAGAGAACCGTTCAATCCTATGAGGCAGTGAGTTCAACCAAACCCAAGGGCAAGATTGCTGCAGCCCTCAAAGGCGTGGATGCAGCCGCCGCGATCTGGCAGAAATTCCGCCACTAATACCTTAATGAAATGATATACGGCGGGGCACAGGACGGGGCAATACCAGCACATGAAAGGCGGGAACTCTATGAAAATGGTTATTCTCTTGCTTAGTCTGCTTGCTCCCTTCATTTCTGCACCGCCGCAAGGAGAGACGGTTACGCCCGGTCCCGTTACCGCCGCACAGCTGCCGGCAATGTTCGCCTTCGGGCATAGCGCAGTTGCCGATCCTTACATAAGCAGCTTCGATTCCCTGTCCGGGATTAGCTTATATATGACAGAAGAGAAGCTGCAGCAGGCCAAAGGAACGCCTCAGCAGATTGCTGAAGATCCTTGGGCGGGCTGCCTTGAATATCAATATGCCGATCTCTCGGCGGGGGTATGTGGCGGTGTGGTCCTCTATGTACATGTTTCCCCTGCCCAGGCAGGGCAATACGGTCTGAGCCTTAACGGGCTGATGCTCCATCCCCGGACGATGAATGTGCAGGATATGCTGGGAGCGCCTGATTTTGAAGCCGAGGATGGGGATGTTTACATTAGAGGAGAGGCCGCGCTCAAGATCTACCGTAATATGAAGAACGGCGAATGGGACGGCTTGGATTTGTTCGACGCATATTCCTTCTGAGGCTGATTCAAATACGGCGGTATTGGTTAATGAATGGTCAGTCATCTATCCGGTGGCTGGGCCCTTATTCATTATAAAGGAGAGTGATTTCATGGATTCAACCGGTACACAGGCTTATGCCAAGCTGCTGGAGAACGGCGTTCAAGCGATAGAAGAAGTGAATCGGCTCCGCAGCAGCGGCTACACCAGAGAGGATCTTTATGTGATCAGTCACGATGAAGACCGCGAAGGGCGTATCGTAGACGCCGCAGATACTAATGAAGTGGGGCTGAGCGAAGAAGGGCTGTTCGGTGCCATTGCCAACCTCTTCCGTTCGCGTGGCGACGCTTTACGCTTCAAGATTACTTCACTGGGCTTCAGCGCAGCGGAGGCGGCATTTTACGAGAAAGAGCTGGATACTGGCAAGGTTCTGGTGATTGCCAAAAGAAACCCACAATAATCGCGGGTCAGCTTCGTTGACCTCAATAGTACAATAGCGTAACCTCCAGTCCCACTAAACGTAGTGGAGCTGGAGGTTACTTTGTTGAAACCGGAACCTGTTTATGCCAATATCTAGCTGGATGGTAACAGGCCGTGTAAATATCGTATGATAGAACGATAGAGTTGCGGGTTTATGGTCTTAATATCATTCGCGTGAGGTGAAGAGCTTGAGAATATTAATCGTAGACGACAATCCTACCAATGTAATTATCATTCGTGAGATCCTCAAGAAGGAAGATTACCGGAATTTCATAACGGCTTCGTCCGCTAAAGATATGCTGAAGCTGCTCGGCGTCGGTGCAGGGGAAGAGAACGGGCAGCCCCGGCCGTCTGACGTGGACCTGATTCTGCTGGATATGATGATGCCGGAGATGGATGGGATTGAAGCCTGCCGTGTAGTTCAGCAATATGAGCATCTGAAGGATATTCCTATTATTATGGTTACGGCTGTAGGTGACTCTAAGAAGCTTGCCGAGGCGCTGGATGCCGGAGCGGTGGATTATGTGACGAAGCCCATCAACAAGGTGGAGCTGATGGCCCGCATCCGCCTCGCGCTGCGGCTGAAGCGTGAGAAGGACTGGCATAAGGAGCGGGACCAGCGGATACAGGATGAATTGAAGCTGGCTGCCCTGGTGCAGAATGCGGTACTCAGTTTGCCGCTGGCCGAGGAGAGCCTGGAGGTGCATGCCATCTATCAGCCTTCCTTCGAGCTGGCCGGAGATCTGTATGCCTGGTATCCGCTGGGGGACGGGCGTTATGCGGTGATTCTGCTGGATATGATGGGCCATGGGATCTCGTCTTCCCTGTTCTGTATGTTCCTGGCCTCTGTGCTGAAGGATACTGTAACTACGTATGTGGAGCCGGAAAAAGTCATTCAGGAGCTGAACAGACGATTCAATCAGCTCTATATTGAGAAGCAGCTGGTCCAGTATTATTTCACGGCCATTTATCTTGTCATTGATACCCGCATGAAGCGGATTAATTATGTGAATGCCGGGCATCCGCCGGCGCTGTTCTTTGAAGGGAACGCTAAGACTCCGGTGCTGCTTGAGAGCAATTGTCACCCTGTGGGCCTGTTTGACCGGATCGATATCCAGCAGCAGAGCCTTAGCTATGAGGATGAGGGGCATCTGGTGCTGTTCACGGACGGCCTTTTGGAGATGGTGGAGGGAGGTCAGGAGGAGCAGCTGCAATTCATGATCGGACATTTGAATACCACTCATGACTGGCAGGAAGAACTGGTACGCGCTGCATTCCTGAGCGAGCCTGTTAACGCGGACCGGGATGACGATAAATGTCTGGTCTGGATCTCGCTGAAGAAAGGAACCGATATGGAATGAAGATAAAGGCTAAACTGCTGATCGGGTTCAGTGCCATGCTGGCAATTATGCTTGCGCTGACCCTGATCGGGTATGACAGGCTTCATTATATGAGCAGCCAGCTGGACAGCTACCAGGAGAGATACAGCAAGGGCCGGGCTTCTTCAGGACTTCGCGGGGAAGTGAACGACATGGCAAGGATATTGACCACCTCCATGCTTAATGCCGATACTGTAACCCTGGAAGCGCAGAAGGCGGAGATTGACAGCAAGGTTCTCAAGTCAGCGGAGCATCTGAAGAACATTAAGGCTTCGCTGAAGACCGCAGAGGAACTGCAAATATTATCCCGGATTGAGAACTCCTATTCTGCGTATCTGAAATATCAGGATAAGGTTCTGGAGATGCTGGGAGCCGGATACTTTCAGAATGCCAACACGTACCGTAACGCAGAAGGGCAGGACGTTCAGAACGAGGTGCTGAACAGTCTGAATGCGTTGTCTGATTATAATGCCTTCCGCATGACCGAGGAGACGGCCAATGCCCAGGAGGCTTCGAGCCGATCGATTCAGATGGTCACACTGATCATGGTCTTGGGGCTGCTGCTGGGGCTGGGTGTCATTCTGTGGGTGATACCGAGTATCACACGCGGCCTAAGCGTCGTCTCCATGATGATTACCAGCTTCGGCAACGGCAAGATGCGGGCGATCCGCAGGATCAAGGTGAAATCGAAGGATGAGATTGGCGATGTAGCACGGGTATTCCAGCGGATGGCTGAGGATATTGAGCAGAAGCAGGAGCTGGAGAGATCCTATTCCCAGGCACAGAGTGACCAGGCTTGGCTGAATGCCAACATTGCCCGGATTACCGAGCTGCTGCGCGGTGTCAGCTCACTGGATCAGGTATCCCAGACCTTCATCAGTGAGTTCACGCCGGTGCTGGGAGCACAGTATGGTGCCGTCTACCTGAAGAGCCAGGACAATCCGAACCTGCTGGTCAGCAGTGCCTTTTATGCCGGTGAGGAGGGGGTTACGCCGAAGGAGAGCTTCGAGATTGGCCAGGGCCTAATCGGGCAGAGCGCCTTGGATAAGCTGCCGATCAAGCTGACAGAGGCGCCTGACAACTATATCTCGGTGTCTTCGGGATTCGGGGAAGCGCATCCGAGTTATATTTCCATTCACCCGCTTTTATTCGAGGATGAAGTGCTGGGTGTAGTAGAATTCGCATCCTTCACACCGTTCTCGGTGCTGCAGAATGAACTGCTTCATCAGCTCTCCAGTAATCTGGGGATTATTCTGAACAACATCAGCCGCAGGCTAGTGGTTGAGGAATTGCTGCGCGAATCGCAGGCACTGACCGAAGAGCTGCAATGCCAGTCGGAAGAGCTGCAGACCCAGCAGGAGGAGCTGCGCCGCTCCAACGAGAATCTGGAGGAGCAGACGGATGCCCTGAAGCGTTCAGAGGAGCTGCTGCAGCGCCAGCAGGAAGAGCTGGAGCATTACAATACAGAGCTGGTCGCCAAGACCCGTGCACTGCAGGATCAGGTGCAGGAGGTTGAGGAGAAGAAGGATGAAATCGAGCATGCCCGCATGCAGTTGGAGAAGCAGGCTATGCAGCTTGCAGTAACCAGCAAATACAAATCCGAATTCCTGGCCAATATGTCCCATGAGCTGCGCACACCGCTGAACAGCCTGCTCATTCTCTCCCAGCTCCTTACGGAGAATAAGGAAGGCAATCTGAGCGAGAAGCAGGTGGAATTTGCCCATACCATCTATATGTCAGGTGCAGATCTGCTTAAGATGATTGACGAGATTCTTGATTTGTCCAAGGTCGATGCCGGCAAAATGGAGCTGAATCACGAAGAGATTCCGCTGATTGAGCTGAAGACCTTCGTGAAGCAGAACTTTGCTCCGCTGGCTGCGAAGAAGGGGCTGTCGCTGCGCCTGTCCTTTGACGAGCCGCTGCCGGACAGCGTATATAGCGACAGTCACAGACTGAAGCAGATCCTGCGTAACCTGTTGTCCAATGCCTTCAAATTCACCAGCGAAGGGTATGTGGAATTCTCTGTCAGCCGTGCGGACGTCAAGCGGCTGCCTGCCTATCTGCCGCATGATTATGATTATATTGCCATAGCCGTTAAGGACAGCGGCATCGGTATTCCGTCCGATAAGATGGATATCGTCTTCGAGGCGTTCCAGCAGGTGGATGGGACGACGAGCCGCAAATATGGCGGCACGGGGCTTGGTCTCTCAATCAGCCGCGAATTAGCCCGCCTGATGGGCGGAGCCATCGGACTGGAGTCCCGCGAAGGGCAAGGAAGTGTATTCACACTGTATTTGCCGGTTCAGGGGAACTTCAGCCTGTTGCCGGGAGCGGTAGAAGCCGCTCCTGCCGGGGAGCCCTTGCAGCTTGAGGAGTTCCGGGAGGAACTGTCATGGGATAGAGCAGGGGATATCGCGCCTACACCTGTTATGCCTGTAGTTGTGGAAGATGACCGCGATTCTCTGGCCAGCGGCGACAAGGTGCTGCTGATTATTGAGGATGACGAGAGCTTTGCCAAGATTCTGCTGGGCATGGCCCGCGGGCGCGGCTTCAAGGGACTGGTAGCCCTGCAGGGCGATACCGGCCTGCAGATGGCGAAGACTCTGCTGCCGGACGCGATCATTCTCGACATCCAGCTGCCGGTCATGGACGGCTGGTCGATTCTGAGGGAGCTTAAGAGCGACTCCCAGACACGCCATATTCCGGTGCATGTGATCTCTGTGAATGATGAGATGAAGCAGGGGCTCATGATGGGAGCGATGGCCTATCTTAGAAAGCCGTCCTCGCGTGAAGCGCTGGACCGGGCCTTCTCGCAGATTGAGAATTACACCGCCAGCACGATGAAGCATCTCCTGATCGTCGAGGACGACGATATCCAGCGCCGCTCTATTGAGGAGCTTATCGGACATGATGATGTAGTGATTACGGCGGTGTCTTCAGGTCAAGAGGCTCTGAATGAACTGCACAAGCAGAGATATGATTGTATGGTGCTTGATCTGATGCTGGATGATATGACCGGCTTCGAGCTGCTGGATCAGATCCGTGACGATGAGGAGCTAAACGATCTGCCGATTATTATATATACCGGCAAGGATCTGGACAGCAAGGAAGAGACCAAGCTGCGCAAATATGCGGAATCCATTATCATCAAGGATGTCCGCTCGCCGGAACGGCTTTTGGATGAGACAACGCTCTTCATGCACCGGGTAGAAGCAAATCTGCCGGAGGATAAGCGTAAAATCCTGCAAAAGCTGCACAATAAAGAGGAGCTGTTTGACGGCAAAAAAATTCTGCTCGTCGATGATGATATCCGCAACGTCTTTGCCCTCTCCAGTGTGCTCGAAGGCTATCACATGGAAGTGAAATTTGCCGAGAACGGCCGCGAGGCCATCGACATGCTTGTCG
The window above is part of the Paenibacillus sp. FSL H8-0048 genome. Proteins encoded here:
- a CDS encoding DUF1328 domain-containing protein, yielding MLRWSIILLVVALIAGIFGFFNIVAAAVGIAKVLFYIFLILFVVSLFMGRRGRSM
- a CDS encoding DUF948 domain-containing protein — protein: MIIELSVALAAIAFAVLVFFLIKTLKSAKDSLDKVSQTLQEVQKTIDELTYEVKTTVRHANDITADVQGKIQKIDPIVDSVKNLGDVMNELTLTVKQVSVTVIEKFRKSRELKDKAKSVSIAEVPLTPAEERTVQSYEAVSSTKPKGKIAAALKGVDAAAAIWQKFRH
- a CDS encoding general stress protein; its protein translation is MDSTGTQAYAKLLENGVQAIEEVNRLRSSGYTREDLYVISHDEDREGRIVDAADTNEVGLSEEGLFGAIANLFRSRGDALRFKITSLGFSAAEAAFYEKELDTGKVLVIAKRNPQ
- a CDS encoding SpoIIE family protein phosphatase; translation: MRILIVDDNPTNVIIIREILKKEDYRNFITASSAKDMLKLLGVGAGEENGQPRPSDVDLILLDMMMPEMDGIEACRVVQQYEHLKDIPIIMVTAVGDSKKLAEALDAGAVDYVTKPINKVELMARIRLALRLKREKDWHKERDQRIQDELKLAALVQNAVLSLPLAEESLEVHAIYQPSFELAGDLYAWYPLGDGRYAVILLDMMGHGISSSLFCMFLASVLKDTVTTYVEPEKVIQELNRRFNQLYIEKQLVQYYFTAIYLVIDTRMKRINYVNAGHPPALFFEGNAKTPVLLESNCHPVGLFDRIDIQQQSLSYEDEGHLVLFTDGLLEMVEGGQEEQLQFMIGHLNTTHDWQEELVRAAFLSEPVNADRDDDKCLVWISLKKGTDME
- a CDS encoding response regulator → MKIKAKLLIGFSAMLAIMLALTLIGYDRLHYMSSQLDSYQERYSKGRASSGLRGEVNDMARILTTSMLNADTVTLEAQKAEIDSKVLKSAEHLKNIKASLKTAEELQILSRIENSYSAYLKYQDKVLEMLGAGYFQNANTYRNAEGQDVQNEVLNSLNALSDYNAFRMTEETANAQEASSRSIQMVTLIMVLGLLLGLGVILWVIPSITRGLSVVSMMITSFGNGKMRAIRRIKVKSKDEIGDVARVFQRMAEDIEQKQELERSYSQAQSDQAWLNANIARITELLRGVSSLDQVSQTFISEFTPVLGAQYGAVYLKSQDNPNLLVSSAFYAGEEGVTPKESFEIGQGLIGQSALDKLPIKLTEAPDNYISVSSGFGEAHPSYISIHPLLFEDEVLGVVEFASFTPFSVLQNELLHQLSSNLGIILNNISRRLVVEELLRESQALTEELQCQSEELQTQQEELRRSNENLEEQTDALKRSEELLQRQQEELEHYNTELVAKTRALQDQVQEVEEKKDEIEHARMQLEKQAMQLAVTSKYKSEFLANMSHELRTPLNSLLILSQLLTENKEGNLSEKQVEFAHTIYMSGADLLKMIDEILDLSKVDAGKMELNHEEIPLIELKTFVKQNFAPLAAKKGLSLRLSFDEPLPDSVYSDSHRLKQILRNLLSNAFKFTSEGYVEFSVSRADVKRLPAYLPHDYDYIAIAVKDSGIGIPSDKMDIVFEAFQQVDGTTSRKYGGTGLGLSISRELARLMGGAIGLESREGQGSVFTLYLPVQGNFSLLPGAVEAAPAGEPLQLEEFREELSWDRAGDIAPTPVMPVVVEDDRDSLASGDKVLLIIEDDESFAKILLGMARGRGFKGLVALQGDTGLQMAKTLLPDAIILDIQLPVMDGWSILRELKSDSQTRHIPVHVISVNDEMKQGLMMGAMAYLRKPSSREALDRAFSQIENYTASTMKHLLIVEDDDIQRRSIEELIGHDDVVITAVSSGQEALNELHKQRYDCMVLDLMLDDMTGFELLDQIRDDEELNDLPIIIYTGKDLDSKEETKLRKYAESIIIKDVRSPERLLDETTLFMHRVEANLPEDKRKILQKLHNKEELFDGKKILLVDDDIRNVFALSSVLEGYHMEVKFAENGREAIDMLVEQTDYDLVLMDMMMPEMDGYEAMRRIRQMPQYQKLPIIALTAKAMKEDRAKCIEAGASDYMKKPISTDQLLSLMRVWLYS